From the Candidatus Schekmanbacteria bacterium genome, the window TCTTTTTTCTCTTGAGGATAATGAAGGTTTGGTTGGAATTCTTTCAATATCTTCAAATGCGGCTTTTTCAATTATTTTTACCAGTCTCTTCAATGCATCTTCTCTATTTTTCTGTCTCGTTGAATAGCGCATTGCTTTTATAATGAGAATCCCCCTTTCGTTGATTCTATTTTTAGCAATTTTAAACAGCTTTGCCTTTACCTCAGTTGGCAATGTTTTGTTTGCATTTATATTAAAAGACAACTGTACAGCCGTAGAAGTTTTGTTGACTTTTTGTCCGCCGGGACCTGATGATCTAATAAATTTTTCGCCTATTTCTTCCTCATTTATGAAGAAACAGGGATTTATTTGAATTTTCATTTTCTCTACGAAAGATACTGAACATACTAATCACCATATATAATTA encodes:
- a CDS encoding aminoacyl-tRNA hydrolase, giving the protein MKIQINPCFFINEEEIGEKFIRSSGPGGQKVNKTSTAVQLSFNINANKTLPTEVKAKLFKIAKNRINERGILIIKAMRYSTRQKNREDALKRLVKIIEKAAFEDIERIPTKPSLSSREKRLKEKKKRSEIKKLRQKDASILNE